CGCCGACTTGCCGCCCAGCTCCAGGCTGACGCGCGCCATGCGTTCGGCAGCGGTGCGCATCACCGCCTGGCCGCTCTTGTTGCTGCCGGTGAAGGAGATCTTGTCCACGCCGGGGTGGCTGCTCAATGCCGCGCCCACGTCGCCGCCGCCGCACACCAGGTTGACCACGCCGGCAGGCAGGCCGGCGGCATGGATGATACGCAGCAGCTCGATTTCCGCCAGCGGGGTGAGTTCGGATGGCTTCAGCACCACGCTGCAGCCTGCGGCCAACGCTGGCGCCAGTTTCCAGGCTGTGGTCACCATCGGGAAATTCCACGGCACGATCAAGGCCGCCACACCCACCGGCTCGCGGCGCACGCTGGCGCGGAAGCCTTCGTCCGGCAGCGCCACGGCAGCAGGCTGCTGGCCATCGCTTTGCAGGCACAGCCCGGCGTAGTAGTCGAAGGTGCCGATGACATCCTGCACGTCCAGCTCGGCTTCCAGCCGCGGCTTGCCGTTATTGCGCATCTGCAGCGCAATGAGCCGTTCGCGGGCGGCATCCACGCCGCTGGCAATGGCGCGCAGCAGCTCGCCGCGCTGGCGCGCCGGCAGCCGGCGCCAGCCTGGTAGCGCCTGGCGGGCAGTCTGTACTGCGGCATCCACCTGGGCGGCATCGGCCGCGGCCAGGGTGGCCAGCACGCTTTCATCGGCGGGGTTGGTCACCGTCAGCGTGGCGCCCTTGCCCGGCTGCCAGAGGTTGCCGATCAGCACCGCCTGCGGCGGGGTGAGGTGTTCGCTCATGTTCATCCCCTCAGGCTGCCGGCAGCGGCGACAGGTGTTCGTGCACCGCCAGCCAGGCGCCGTCAGCCTGGCGCTGGAACACGATGGTTTCGCGCTCCTGCAGCTGCTGCTCGCCCTCGAAGCCGGCGATCACGGTATCGACGTGGTGGGTGAAGATCGCCACCTCGCCCAGCAGCTGCACCTGCTGCTGGCTGGAGTTGCAGCGCTGCACGCGAAAGCCGTAGTCGCGCTCCCACTGCTGCCACAGCGCCTGGTAGGCGGCGCGGCTGTCCAGGCGCTGTGCGCTGGTGTGGAACACGAAGCTGGCTTCGGGTGCGAAGGCGGCGAAGTAGGCGGCGGTGTCGTGGCGGGCGAAGGCGTCCACCAGCTGCGCGGCGGCAGCGAGTACTTGTTGTTGCATCACGCTCCCCTTAGCTGCGGTACTCGACGCCGGGCAGCACGCACAGCATCTCGAAGGCAAGGTTGGCCGCAAGCAGCGCGGTGGTGCCCAGCGGGTCGTACGGCGGGGATACTTCCACTAGGTCGGCGCCCACCAGGTTGACGCCCTTGAGGCCGCGGATGATCTCCAGCGCCTGCGGCACGGTGAGGCCGGCGATTTCCGGGGTGCCGGTGCCGGGGGCGAATGCCGGGTCGATGCCGTCGATGTCGAAGCTCAGGTACACCGGGCCGTCGCCCAGCATCTCGCGCACCTGCTGCATCAGCGGCGCCAGCGATTTGCCCCAGCAGTCCTCGGCCTGCACCACGCGGAAGCCCTGCTCGCGGCACCAGTCGAAATCCTCGGCGGCGTAGCCGGTGCCGCGCAGGCCGATCTGCACCACGCGGTTGCAGTCCAGCAGGCCTTCTTCCACCGCGCGGCGGAACGGCGTGCCGTGGGCGATCTTCTCGCCGAACATGGTGTCGTTCACGTCGGCATGGGCATCCACGTGCACCACGCCCACCTTGCCGTACTGCTTGTGCATGGCGCGCAGGATGGGCAGGGCGATGGTGTGGTCGCCGCCCAGGGTGATGGGGCGGCAGCCGCCGGCGATGATGTCGTCGAAGGCTTGCTCGATGCGCAGGATGGAGTCGTGCAGGTTGTACGGGTTGGTGGCCACGTCACCGATGTCGGCCACGCGCAGCGAATCGAACGGTGCGGCGCGGGTGGCCATATTGTAGGGGCGCAGCAGCACCGATTCGGCGCGGATCTGGCGCGGGCCCAGGCGGGTGCCGGTGCGGTTGGACGTGCCCAGGTCGAAAGGCACGCCCACGAAGCAGGCATCCAGCCCGGCGCTGGAATCGCATTGCGGCAGGCGCATCATGCTGGCAATGCCGCCGAAACGCGGCATCTCGTTGCCGCTCATCGGCTGGAAGGTAGGATGGGACATCTTGGTTTCTCCACTTGTGGGCATCTCTAAAAACTCAGCTTTCGTCGCGATACTGCGTTGCTCACAAAAAATCCCTCCTTACATATCAAACATATGCGGCGTCGGGATTTTTCATTCACGCCTTGTCTCGCTTAGAAACCCGGGTTTTTCGAGGCACCCTTGCGTCGTTCCCGGTAAACCCGGAATCTGTTGTGTGAATCGAGTGTAGAAACCTTGTCACAAGGGAAGAATTACAGACTTGCAACCTTCACATTGAAGCGCATCAATGTAAGGAAAGCGGAGAGGAACGAATGCTCAACAACCTGCACGACCTGGACCTGCGCCTGATTCGGGTCTTCCTGGCGGTGGTGGAGGCCGGCGGTGTAACGCCGGCGCAATCGGCGCTGAATGTGTCGCAGTCCACCATCAGCATCCAGCTGTCCACGCTGGAAACCCGGCTCGGTTTCCGGCTGTGCGAGCGCGGCCGCGGCGGCTTCAGCCTCACGGCGAAGGGCGAGAACTTCGTCATTTCGGCGCGCCGCCTGCTGCTGGCCATCGACGATTTCTGCGTCGAGGCACGGCACATGGGCAAGCGCCTGGTGGGCAGCATCAACCTCGGCCTGATCGGCAATACCCCGGTGCAGCAGAACATCCGCATCAGCCAGGCCATTGCCCGTTTTCGCCAGCGCGACGAGGCGGTGAAGTTCTCGGTGCAGGTGCGCCCGCCGGGTGACCTGGAAGAACAGGTGCTGAACGGCCAGCTGCACCTGGCGGTGGGTTACTTCTGGCACCGGCTGCCCAGCCTGGAATACACGCCGCTGTTCGTGGAGCGGCAGGTGGCCTACTGCGGCCAGGGCCACCCGCTGTTCGAGTGTGCCGGCGCGCTGGAGTCCGGCGAGGTGGCCGACTACGACTGGGCCTGGCGTGGCTACCCGCTGCCGGAGGCGCAGCACGCCACCTCGCAACGCCACGTCACCGCGGTGGCGGACAATATGGAAGCCATCGCCGTGCTGTTGTTGTCCGGCTTTCACCTGGGCTATCTGCCGGAACACTTCGCCACCCCGTACGTGGAGCAGGGCCTGCTGCGGGCGCTCAACCCGCAGCAACTGCACTACTCGGTGACCTTCCACGTGCTGACCCGACGCGAGCCGCAGCGCGGCGACATCCTCAAGGCCTTTCTGGAAGACCTGCGCAGCGAATACCTGTAGCGGCAGGGCGCTTGGAGCGTGTTCACGATCTAGCGGGCTAGAGCGAGACAAGGCGAAAACTGGGGGCGCGTAATTGACATGCAGTCAATGCGCATCCCTGAGCCGGATTCACGCCGTATCGCCGACGCGCAGCAGATCGTGAACAGGCGCTTACAGCCCGAGCTGCGACAGCGAGGGGTGATCGTCCGGGCGCGGGCCGTGCGGCCAGTGGTACAGCCGCTCGCTTTCCTTGATCGCCAGATCGTTGATGCTGGCAATGCGCACGCGCATCAGGCCGTGCTCGTCGAACTCCCAGTTCTCGTTGCCGTAAC
This Vogesella sp. LIG4 DNA region includes the following protein-coding sequences:
- a CDS encoding aldehyde dehydrogenase family protein; the encoded protein is MSEHLTPPQAVLIGNLWQPGKGATLTVTNPADESVLATLAAADAAQVDAAVQTARQALPGWRRLPARQRGELLRAIASGVDAARERLIALQMRNNGKPRLEAELDVQDVIGTFDYYAGLCLQSDGQQPAAVALPDEGFRASVRREPVGVAALIVPWNFPMVTTAWKLAPALAAGCSVVLKPSELTPLAEIELLRIIHAAGLPAGVVNLVCGGGDVGAALSSHPGVDKISFTGSNKSGQAVMRTAAERMARVSLELGGKSALIVLDDAELEQAVQLAVGGAFFNAGQMCSATARILVAQPLYAEFVARFAAAAANLRIGGSEADIGPLISAAQYQRVQGYITQGLADGGRLLAGGQRPAQHARGYFLQPTVFAELPAHSRLWREEIFGPVACVRAFADDAEAVALANDSDFGLVATVVGGDAARAERLAAELEVGLAWVNSPQLIFPQTAWGGCKQSGLGRELGPWGLAAFQEIRHVVTAI
- a CDS encoding nuclear transport factor 2 family protein, which produces MQQQVLAAAAQLVDAFARHDTAAYFAAFAPEASFVFHTSAQRLDSRAAYQALWQQWERDYGFRVQRCNSSQQQVQLLGEVAIFTHHVDTVIAGFEGEQQLQERETIVFQRQADGAWLAVHEHLSPLPAA
- the speB gene encoding agmatinase, whose protein sequence is MSHPTFQPMSGNEMPRFGGIASMMRLPQCDSSAGLDACFVGVPFDLGTSNRTGTRLGPRQIRAESVLLRPYNMATRAAPFDSLRVADIGDVATNPYNLHDSILRIEQAFDDIIAGGCRPITLGGDHTIALPILRAMHKQYGKVGVVHVDAHADVNDTMFGEKIAHGTPFRRAVEEGLLDCNRVVQIGLRGTGYAAEDFDWCREQGFRVVQAEDCWGKSLAPLMQQVREMLGDGPVYLSFDIDGIDPAFAPGTGTPEIAGLTVPQALEIIRGLKGVNLVGADLVEVSPPYDPLGTTALLAANLAFEMLCVLPGVEYRS
- a CDS encoding LysR family transcriptional regulator, with product MLNNLHDLDLRLIRVFLAVVEAGGVTPAQSALNVSQSTISIQLSTLETRLGFRLCERGRGGFSLTAKGENFVISARRLLLAIDDFCVEARHMGKRLVGSINLGLIGNTPVQQNIRISQAIARFRQRDEAVKFSVQVRPPGDLEEQVLNGQLHLAVGYFWHRLPSLEYTPLFVERQVAYCGQGHPLFECAGALESGEVADYDWAWRGYPLPEAQHATSQRHVTAVADNMEAIAVLLLSGFHLGYLPEHFATPYVEQGLLRALNPQQLHYSVTFHVLTRREPQRGDILKAFLEDLRSEYL